The Pseudoalteromonas translucida KMM 520 genome has a window encoding:
- a CDS encoding diacylglycerol kinase: MKDVLKPNGLGLKRIFKASYCSYLGFKAAFKEEVAFRQELLLCLILLPVSFWLASSLLHWALLVSSLLIMLIVELLNSAIEALTDRVSTERHVLSGRAKDMGSAAVTLALTIVVILWGISLYIKIV; the protein is encoded by the coding sequence ATGAAAGATGTATTAAAACCAAATGGCCTCGGTCTCAAGCGTATTTTTAAAGCTAGTTATTGCTCGTACCTTGGCTTTAAAGCAGCATTTAAAGAAGAAGTTGCATTTAGACAAGAGCTACTCCTGTGCCTTATTTTATTACCAGTATCATTTTGGTTAGCATCGTCATTACTTCATTGGGCACTACTTGTTAGTTCGCTACTGATTATGCTTATAGTCGAATTACTAAACTCCGCAATTGAAGCCCTAACCGATCGGGTAAGCACAGAGCGGCATGTATTATCAGGTAGAGCCAAAGATATGGGATCTGCTGCAGTAACACTTGCATTGACGATCGTCGTGATCCTCTGGGGCATTAGCCTTTATATAAAGATCGTTTAA
- the pyrE gene encoding orotate phosphoribosyltransferase: protein MKDYQIEFIEFALEKQVLKFGEFTLKSGRTSPYFFNAGLFNTGRDLARLGRFYAAALEDAAIEYDVLFGPAYKGIPIATTTAVALADHYNKDVPYCFNRKEKKAHGEGGTLVGSELKGKIMLVDDVITAGTAIRESMEIIAENGADLSGVLIALDRQEKGKAELSAIQEVERDFNTKVISIVKLADLISYLEAQGTMDEHLASVKAYRDQYGVA from the coding sequence ATGAAAGATTATCAAATAGAGTTTATTGAATTCGCTTTAGAAAAACAGGTATTAAAGTTTGGTGAATTTACTTTAAAGTCGGGCCGCACTAGCCCGTACTTTTTTAATGCTGGCTTATTTAATACAGGGCGTGATTTAGCACGCTTAGGCCGTTTTTACGCTGCAGCATTAGAAGACGCAGCCATTGAGTACGATGTATTATTTGGTCCTGCTTATAAAGGTATTCCTATTGCAACGACAACCGCTGTTGCTTTAGCAGATCATTACAATAAAGATGTACCTTATTGTTTTAATCGTAAAGAGAAAAAAGCACACGGTGAGGGTGGCACATTAGTAGGCTCTGAACTTAAAGGTAAAATCATGCTAGTAGATGATGTAATTACCGCCGGCACTGCTATTCGTGAGTCGATGGAAATAATTGCTGAGAATGGCGCAGACCTAAGCGGCGTTTTAATAGCATTAGATCGCCAAGAAAAAGGTAAAGCCGAGTTATCAGCGATTCAAGAAGTTGAACGCGACTTTAATACTAAAGTAATCTCTATTGTAAAATTAGCAGATCTTATTAGCTACCTTGAAGCTCAAGGTACGATGGACGAACATTTAGCTTCAGTTAAAGCTTACCGCGACCAATACGGTGTAGCGTAA
- the rph gene encoding ribonuclease PH, with the protein MRPSERTANQIRPVTFTRNYTLHAEGSVLVEFGNTKVLCTATVESGVPRFMKGQGKGWINAEYGMLPRATHTRNAREAARGKQGGRTMEIQRLIARALRAAVDLKALGENTITIDCDVIQADGGTRTASISGACVALVDALTHMRAKGMINSNPLKYMIAAISVGIYKGQAISDLEYIEDSAAETDMNVILTETGKIIEIQGTAEGEPFSFDELDELLTLAKHSIREIIDVQKQALA; encoded by the coding sequence ATGCGTCCAAGCGAAAGAACAGCTAACCAAATTAGACCTGTTACATTTACACGTAATTATACTTTGCATGCAGAAGGCTCAGTACTTGTTGAGTTTGGTAATACCAAGGTGCTTTGTACTGCCACAGTTGAATCGGGTGTACCTCGTTTTATGAAAGGCCAAGGTAAAGGTTGGATCAATGCAGAATACGGTATGTTACCGCGTGCAACGCACACTCGTAATGCCCGTGAAGCGGCGCGTGGAAAGCAGGGCGGTCGTACTATGGAAATTCAACGCTTAATTGCGCGTGCACTTCGTGCTGCTGTTGATTTAAAAGCACTTGGCGAAAACACGATTACTATTGATTGCGATGTTATTCAAGCTGATGGCGGAACACGTACCGCATCTATTAGTGGTGCCTGTGTTGCATTAGTTGACGCACTTACGCATATGCGCGCTAAAGGGATGATTAATTCAAACCCACTTAAATACATGATTGCAGCAATTTCGGTAGGCATCTATAAAGGCCAAGCCATAAGCGATCTAGAGTACATAGAAGATTCAGCAGCAGAAACCGATATGAATGTAATTTTGACCGAAACCGGCAAAATTATCGAAATTCAAGGAACAGCCGAAGGTGAACCGTTTTCGTTCGATGAACTTGATGAGTTACTTACATTAGCTAAGCACTCTATTCGTGAAATTATCGACGTACAAAAACAAGCATTAGCATAA
- a CDS encoding YicC/YloC family endoribonuclease encodes MIHSMTAYARREIKGDWGTGTWEVRSVNQRYLETFIRAPEQFRGMEPVIRERLRKHLQRGKVEVFLKFVANPAHIGELSINEALAEQLINSAKWVQQHSDGDINPVDILRWPGVMEAQELDMDSVNTALIAGFDQVVEDFKSARGDEGENLQEMIATRLEAILEQVEIVETHMPEIAKWQREKLAQKLEDLTANIDESRLEQELIYLAQKQDVAEELDRLKSHVKETKKILTKGGACGRRLDFMMQEFNREANTLASKSINSDITTAAVELKVLIEQMREQIQNIE; translated from the coding sequence ATGATCCACAGTATGACTGCTTACGCGCGTCGCGAAATAAAAGGCGATTGGGGCACCGGCACTTGGGAAGTTCGTTCAGTGAACCAGCGCTACCTTGAAACATTTATTCGTGCACCAGAGCAATTTCGTGGCATGGAGCCAGTAATTCGTGAGCGCTTACGTAAACATTTACAACGCGGTAAAGTTGAAGTTTTCTTAAAGTTTGTAGCAAACCCTGCGCATATTGGCGAGCTATCAATTAATGAAGCACTTGCAGAGCAGCTAATAAATAGTGCTAAGTGGGTACAACAACACAGTGATGGTGACATTAACCCAGTTGATATACTACGCTGGCCTGGTGTTATGGAAGCACAAGAGCTTGATATGGATAGTGTGAATACTGCTCTTATTGCAGGCTTTGACCAAGTAGTAGAAGATTTTAAATCTGCACGTGGTGATGAAGGTGAAAACCTACAAGAGATGATAGCTACTCGCCTGGAAGCTATTTTAGAGCAAGTAGAGATTGTAGAAACGCACATGCCTGAAATTGCCAAATGGCAGCGCGAAAAGTTAGCGCAAAAACTCGAAGACTTAACAGCTAATATTGACGAATCACGCCTTGAACAAGAGCTTATTTATTTAGCACAAAAGCAAGATGTGGCTGAAGAATTAGATCGCTTAAAGTCGCATGTTAAAGAAACCAAAAAAATTCTTACAAAAGGCGGAGCATGTGGTCGCCGTTTAGACTTTATGATGCAAGAGTTTAACCGCGAAGCAAACACATTAGCATCTAAGTCTATCAATAGTGACATTACTACTGCCGCTGTAGAGCTAAAAGTACTGATTGAACAAATGCGTGAGCAGATCCAGAATATTGAGTAA